The sequence below is a genomic window from Cryptosporidium parvum Iowa II chromosome 6, whole genome shotgun sequence.
GTAACTTGTATCCAAAAGTCGAATAGAAATCATCAATTTTGGTCAGGAAGTTACGACGAAACCCTTAGATTCTGGGATTTTAGGATGATAAACTCTCCTATTTATGAGCACAAAACTAATGGAGGAATTTGGAGAATTAACCAATTTGAAGATTACCTTGGAATGGCACAATGTTATTATGGTCTTGAATACTTGAAATTAGATCCAAATTTGAATGTTGAAAAACAATATATTTCTGTCCCAAACGATTCAGAAAGTCAATTTTCTCACAATTCCATAGTATATGGAATTGACACATTTAGAATGAATAACACACTTTTTGGTTTTAGTTGTAGTTTCTACGATAAAACTGCACTTATCTTCCAAATTCTGGAAGAATAATGCATATTCACACAATgaatatcttcatcatttcATTTCCTTCAACTCATTTCATATAAACATCGCTTCCTgaatttttcttattcaCTTATCTTGGgctgaattatttgattaaatcttatatataattgatttatatttaactctgactttggcgccaaaatgGTCCggtattaatagaaattacaaagaatattaaaattaccAAGGTAGACAAAATTTGCTAGTACAAAAAGTTTGACTAAAAAGAGAGAGGAAAATGGGTTCAAGCGATAAGGAACTTTCTGCTCTCAGAAGTAACATTAAGGAAAAGGGAGAATTTAGTTATTATTATGCTCACAAGAACAATTCTCAAGACCTCAAGGATGCAAAGATCTTTGAAGGACCAGGAATAGTAACGGGAGGACAGCCAATTTTGCTGCataaagatgatgaaaaaGAGCCTGTCTCTGACAAGCCTCGAAGTGTTCAGATTAAAAAGTATTCATGGTCAGACTGTGGAGAAAGTATTGAGATTTATATAAGCTTACAGGATCTAGCCGAATTGATATCCAGTAAATCACCTCTTGAAATAGCAGGGAAACCAAATTTGGAAGtaacaaataatacaatttcATTGGAAGTTTTATCTGAAAATACTAACTTCCTTTTTAAAATTGCAAACCTTTCTAACCCTATAGACTCACAACTTTCTAGAGTCAAAGTTTCAGCTAAAAGAATAACAATTATCTGTTTCAAAGAAGACTCTGAGTTGAAGTGGAACTCCCTTTGTAGGCCAATGTTATAATTTTAAGTTTTGGATTAAATAAGTTACAttaattttctaaattgattatttctttttcttttattagTTCCTTGCCTTTTCCTCCCTCCTGACTTATTCTTGATTATATTGTGTCAACAAAGATCTTTATGGAATTATTGATCATACTAATAAGTACTTCAAAactaatatatattttttccatCCTCAATGTTTAAGCTACTTAGAGTCTTTTGTTGTATAGGTATTCTTTTCAATCTCGCTCTAATTAATTGAgtaaaaatttgaataaataaattaataaacatctttaaaaaaacttaCCCGCATGTTGAACAGATTGGAGCTTTAAATCTTgaacaaaatattgataagcAAGATGAGCATACATATCctatttcaattttctGATGATGACAGAAACATACAGCCAAACCTGTCTGCtttgttttattaatagaaataaaaatctcCTCACGTGCCTGAATAGAAGgtaataaatgaaaaatcaaaaaaggAGTCAATCCCTGATCCAACCAATGATGATCCTccttatttatttcaatgTTACTCTCTGCCAAAGAGTCTACAATTTGAGaatactttaaatttaaaccATTACATATATCAActaaattattcaataaaggAGATGGATTCCTTGTAACACTCACAACATCAATCACCACATCCtgattcaaaatattacaattaattcaatgtttaataatatatgaATAAATAACTTACCAATTTTTGTGATGCAAACCCACAATTCAGCAAAGATACATACTgagaaatatattcatctttatttgaaGCATCTAACAGTATAATACGATCTTTTTCTGACCTATTATATCCAAACTTCTTTCTTGTACTATTAATCTTACACAAACACTTTGAAATGGTTGGGCTCATCTTCATCTCGCCCAATGAAATTCTTTCTGAAATCTCCTCTAACATCTTTGGCATTATCTCAAATTGTAACTCCTTTGTCAAGCCAGATATAAAACCATCAAACAACAAATTCTCGCCTTTTGAGTCGCATAGATATATATTCAGCTTCTTTTTCTGACCAGTACTAAGATTATATAGCCTTGTgaattgaaatattgaattcaGTACGCATTCTCCCGAAACCAATAAGTTACTTTGAGCATTTGATTGACTTTCTCCAGTATCCTCATATCTAAATAAACTTCTTGAATCCagaattatatataaagtCCCCTCCATAGCCTACTTTTTCATTTATCGTTACTTTGAAATTACCActttaattccaaattgGCGCCAACATTGGAATGATTTTTGTGATCTCAAGACTATTCTaacttgaatattttcatgATTTATCACTATAATATTCGCTACTATCATCTTCCTTAATATGTTCTAGCTGACTAAACAGTTCACTTGCATTGCTTGGCTTTGGATTATATATTGATCTAGAAGTAAGTTTTTCCCTTGATTCAATCAAAGGTGACTGTTCATTCTCATCAAGTTCATTATCTTGACTGTATCCTGCATCTCTCAACTCACTGCTAAGACTTTTGTACTTAGAATAACTGTTTCTGGGACTTCTACTGATGAGTGAAATTGGCTTCCTTAGTGAGGGCAAATTGATTCCATAATTATAATCTGTAAATGTATGCATTGTTTGTAATCTATTACTaactaatttattaattccttGTTCCATTGCATCACTCTTGTTACTAAATCTCTGCATCTCTGTTACATTAATACTTTGAGAATCACTAGTAATACCATTATCTTCTGAAGCCATTTGCAGAATTTCGACCATGTACATTCTTAATTGCTCGGATGAAAGACTTGCATAAGTTGGAAGTAGAGTTCCAACTCCTTGTACAAAATGAGTTCTTACTTGTGTTTC
It includes:
- a CDS encoding protein with WD40 repeats; its protein translation is PNSFESLNSNFRKTCYSISDGRVFIIRNSEIIENEFYAHPNTEVWTVSFLDPEGNLLATGADDCSLSLWDLRTSCIDEPIMKNKKSHSMGVTCIQKSNRNHQFWSGSYDETLRFWDFRMINSPIYEHKTNGGIWRINQFEDYLGMAQCYYGLEYLKLDPNLNVEKQYISVPNDSESQFSHNSIVYGIDTFRMNNTLFGFSCSFYDKTALIFQILEE
- a CDS encoding transcription factor — translated: MEGTLYIILDSRSLFRYEDTGESQSNAQSNLLVSGECVLNSIFQFTRLYNLSTGQKKKLNIYLCDSKGENLLFDGFISGLTKELQFEIMPKMLEEISERISLGEMKMSPTISKCLCKINSTRKKFGYNRSEKDRIILLDASNKDEYISQYVSLLNCGFASQKLDVVIDVVSVTRNPSPLLNNLVDICNGLNLKYSQIVDSLAESNIEINKEDHHWLDQGLTPFLIFHLLPSIQAREEIFISINKTKQTGLAVCFCHHQKIEIGYVCSSCLSIFCSRFKAPICSTCG